The proteins below come from a single Melospiza melodia melodia isolate bMelMel2 chromosome 12, bMelMel2.pri, whole genome shotgun sequence genomic window:
- the EPHB3 gene encoding ephrin type-B receptor 3 isoform X2 encodes MDTKWVTSELAWTTHPETGWEEVSGYDEAMNPIRTYQVCNVREANQNNWLRTKFIQRQDVQRVYVELKFTVRDCNSIPNIPGSCKETFNLFYYESDTDSASANSPFWMENPYIKVDTIAPDESFSKLESGRVNTKVRSFGPLSKNGFYLAFQDLGACMSLISVRAFYKKCSNTIAGFAIFPETLTGAEPTSLVIAPGTCIPNAVEVSVPLKLYCNGDGEWMVPVGACTCAAGYEPTMKDTQCQACGPGTFKSKQGEGPCSPCPPNSRTTSGAAMVCTCRNGFFRADTDPADSACTSVPSAPRNVISNVNETSLVLEWSEPQDTGGRDDLLYNVICKKCSVERRLCTRCDDNVEFVPRQLGLTERRIYISNLMAHTQYTFEIQAVNGISNKSPYPPHFASVNITTNQAAPSAVPTMHLHSSTGNSMTLSWTPPERPNGIILDYEIKYSEKQGQSDGIANTVTSQKNSVRLDGLKANARYMVQVRARTVAGYGRYSLPTEFQTTAEGGSTSKTFQELPLIVGSATAGLVFVIVVVVIAIVCFRKQRNNTDPEYTEKLQQYVTPGMKVYIDPFTYEDPNEAVREFAKEIDISCVKIEEVIGAGEFGEVCRGRLKLPGRREIFVAIKTLKVGYTERQRRDFLSEASIMGQFDHPNIIHLEGVVTKSRPVMIITEFMENCALDSFLRLNDGQFTVIQLVGMMRGIAAGMKYLSEMNYVHRDLAARNILVNSNLVCKVSDFGLSRFLEDDPADPTYTSSLGGKIPIRWTAPEAIAYRKFTSASDVWSYGIVMWEVMSYGERPYWDMSNQDVINAVEQDYRLPPPMDCPTALHQLMLDCWVRDRNLRPKFAQIVNTLDKLIRNAASLKVIASVQSGISQPLLDRTVPDYTTFTTVGDWLDAIKMGRYKENFVNAGFASFDLVAQMTAEDLLRIGVTLAGHQKKILSSIQDMRLQMNQTLPVQV; translated from the exons ATGGACACAAAGTGGGTGACCTCTGAGTTGGCATGGACAACTCATCCGGAGACAGGG TGGGAAGAAGTCAGTGGTTATGACGAGGCCATGAACCCTATCCGCACGTACCAGGTGTGCAACGTACGGGAGGCCAACCAGAACAACTGGCTTCGTACCAAATTCATCCAGCGCCAGGACGTCCAGCGCGTCTACGTGGAGCTGAAGTTCACTGTGCGGGACTGCAACAGCATCCCCAACATCCCTGGCTCCTGCAAAGAGACCTTCAACCTTTTCTATTACGAGTCAGATACGGATTCTGCCTCTGCAAACAGCCCTTTCTGGATGGAGAACCCCTATATCAAAGTGGATACAATTGCCCCAGATGAGAGCTTCTCCAAGCTGGAGTCTGGCCGCGTGAACACCAAGGTGCGCAGCTTTGGCCCTCTCTCCAAGAATGGTTTTTACCTTGCCTTCCAAGACCTGGGAGCCTGCATGTCCCTCATCTCCGTCCGGGCTTTCTACAAGAAATGCTCCAACACCATTGCTGGCTTTGCTATCTTCCCGGAGACTCTAACGGGGGCCGAGCCCACTTCCCTGGTCATCGCCCCGGGCACCTGCATCCCCAATGCAGTGGAGGTGTCCGTGCCCCTCAAGCTGTACTGCAACGGTGACGGCGAGTGGATGGTACCCGTGGGAGCGTGTACGTGTGCTGCTGGATATGAGCCCACCATGAAGGATACCCAGTGCCAAG CGTGCGGCCCAGGAACCTTCAAATCTAAGCAGGGGGAaggtccctgctctccctgccctcccAACAGCCGGACCACCTCTGGAGCAGCAATGGTCTGCACTTGTCGAAACGGCTTTTTCCGGGCAGACACGGACCCAGCAGACAGCGCCTGCACCA gtgtcccctcaGCCCCCCGCAATGTCATCTCCAACGTGAACGAGACGTCGCTGGTGCTGGAGTGGAGCGAGCCGCAGGACACGGGCGGGAGGGATGACCTGCTCTACAACGTCATCTGCAAGAAATGCAGCGTGGAGCGGCGCCTGTGCACCCGCTGCGACGACAACGTGGAGTTCGTGCCGCGCCAGCTCGGCCTCACCGAGCGACGCATCTACATCAGCAACCTGATGGCCCACACCCAGTACACCTTCGAGATCCAGGCCGTGAACGGCATCTCCAACAAGAGTCCCTACCCTCCCCATTTTGCCTCTGTCAACATCACCACCAACCAGGCAG CCCCATCTGCCGTACCAACAATGCAcctgcacagcagcactgggaacaGCATGACGCTGTCATGGACTCCCCCAGAGAGACCCAACGGCATCATTCTGGACTATGAGATCAAGTACTCGGAGAAG CAAGGCCAGAGTGATGGCATCGCCAACACAGTCACCAGCCAGAAGAACTCGGTGCGGCTGGACGGGCTGAAGGCCAACGCTCGGTACATGGTGCAGGTGCGGGCGCGCACCGTGGCGGGGTACGGCCGCTACAGCCTCCCCACGGAGTTCCAGACCACTGCTGAGGGCG GTTCCACCAGCAAGActttccaggagctgcctctgatcGTGGGTTcggccactgctgggctggtgtTCGTCATCGTGGTGGTGGTGATTGCCATCGTCTGCTTCAG GAAGCAGCGCAACAACACCGACCCTGAGTACACAGAGAAGCTGCAGCAATATG TTACCCCTGGTATGAAGGTGTACATTGACCCTTTCACTTATGAGGACCCAAACGAAGCTGTCCGGGAATTCGCCAAAGAGATTGACATCTCCTGTGTGAAAATTGAGGAGGTCATTGGAGCAG GGGAGTTTGGTGAGGTGTGCCGTGGGCGCCTGAAGCTGCCTGGCCGCCGCGAGATCTTCGTGGCCATCAAGACCCTGAAGGTGGGCTACACGGAGCGGCAGCGGCGGGACTTCCTGAGTGAGGCCAGCATCATGGGCCAGTTCGACCACCCCAACATCATCCACCTGGAGGGCGTGGTGACCAAGAGCCGCCCCGTCATGATCATCACGGAATTCATGGAGAACTGTGCGCTTGACTCCTTCCTCCGG CTGAATGATGGGCAGTTCACAGTCATCCAGCTGGTGGGAATGATGCGAGGCATTGCCGCTGGCATGAAGTACCTTTCGGAGATGAACTATGTGCATCGGGATCTGGCTGCCCGCAACATCCTGGTCAATAGCAACTTGGTCTGCAAAGTATCTGACTTCGGGCTCTCCCGCTTCCTGGAGGATGACCCAGCTGACCCCACCTACACCAGCTCCCTG GGAGGCAAGATCCCGATCAGATGGACAGCTCCTGAGGCCATCGCCTACCGCAAATTCACTTCAGCCAGCGACGTGTGGAGCTACGGCATTGTCATGTGGGAAGTGATGTCCTACGGGGAGCGACCTTACTGGGACATGTCCAACCAGGAT GTGATCAATGCTGTGGAGCAGGACTACCGCCTGCCACCCCCCATGGACTGCCCCACTGCACTGCACCAGCTGATGCTGGACTGCTGGGTGCGGGACCGCAACCTGAGGCCCAAATTTGCACAGATTGTCAACACGCTGGACAAGCTCATCCGCAATGCTGCCAGCCTGAAGGTCATCGCCAGTGTCCAGTCTGG CATCTCGCAGCCGCTCTTGGACCGCACTGTCCCAGATTACACCACCTTCACCACCGTGGGAGACTGGCTGGATGCCATCAAAATGGGACGGTACAAGGAGAACTTCGTCAATGCTGGGTTTGCCTCCTTCGACCTGGTGGCACAGATGACTGCAGA GGACCTGCTGAGGATAGGGGTGACGCTAGCAGGGCACCAGAAGAAGATCCTGAGCAGCATTCAGGACATGAGGCTGCAGATGAACCAGACGCTCCCAGTGCAGGTTTGA
- the EPHB3 gene encoding ephrin type-B receptor 3 isoform X1: MDTKWVTSELAWTTHPETGWEEVSGYDEAMNPIRTYQVCNVREANQNNWLRTKFIQRQDVQRVYVELKFTVRDCNSIPNIPGSCKETFNLFYYESDTDSASANSPFWMENPYIKVDTIAPDESFSKLESGRVNTKVRSFGPLSKNGFYLAFQDLGACMSLISVRAFYKKCSNTIAGFAIFPETLTGAEPTSLVIAPGTCIPNAVEVSVPLKLYCNGDGEWMVPVGACTCAAGYEPTMKDTQCQACGPGTFKSKQGEGPCSPCPPNSRTTSGAAMVCTCRNGFFRADTDPADSACTSVPSAPRNVISNVNETSLVLEWSEPQDTGGRDDLLYNVICKKCSVERRLCTRCDDNVEFVPRQLGLTERRIYISNLMAHTQYTFEIQAVNGISNKSPYPPHFASVNITTNQAAPSAVPTMHLHSSTGNSMTLSWTPPERPNGIILDYEIKYSEKQGQSDGIANTVTSQKNSVRLDGLKANARYMVQVRARTVAGYGRYSLPTEFQTTAEGGSTSKTFQELPLIVGSATAGLVFVIVVVVIAIVCFRKGMVTEHLLSSPLGRKQRNNTDPEYTEKLQQYVTPGMKVYIDPFTYEDPNEAVREFAKEIDISCVKIEEVIGAGEFGEVCRGRLKLPGRREIFVAIKTLKVGYTERQRRDFLSEASIMGQFDHPNIIHLEGVVTKSRPVMIITEFMENCALDSFLRLNDGQFTVIQLVGMMRGIAAGMKYLSEMNYVHRDLAARNILVNSNLVCKVSDFGLSRFLEDDPADPTYTSSLGGKIPIRWTAPEAIAYRKFTSASDVWSYGIVMWEVMSYGERPYWDMSNQDVINAVEQDYRLPPPMDCPTALHQLMLDCWVRDRNLRPKFAQIVNTLDKLIRNAASLKVIASVQSGISQPLLDRTVPDYTTFTTVGDWLDAIKMGRYKENFVNAGFASFDLVAQMTAEDLLRIGVTLAGHQKKILSSIQDMRLQMNQTLPVQV; encoded by the exons ATGGACACAAAGTGGGTGACCTCTGAGTTGGCATGGACAACTCATCCGGAGACAGGG TGGGAAGAAGTCAGTGGTTATGACGAGGCCATGAACCCTATCCGCACGTACCAGGTGTGCAACGTACGGGAGGCCAACCAGAACAACTGGCTTCGTACCAAATTCATCCAGCGCCAGGACGTCCAGCGCGTCTACGTGGAGCTGAAGTTCACTGTGCGGGACTGCAACAGCATCCCCAACATCCCTGGCTCCTGCAAAGAGACCTTCAACCTTTTCTATTACGAGTCAGATACGGATTCTGCCTCTGCAAACAGCCCTTTCTGGATGGAGAACCCCTATATCAAAGTGGATACAATTGCCCCAGATGAGAGCTTCTCCAAGCTGGAGTCTGGCCGCGTGAACACCAAGGTGCGCAGCTTTGGCCCTCTCTCCAAGAATGGTTTTTACCTTGCCTTCCAAGACCTGGGAGCCTGCATGTCCCTCATCTCCGTCCGGGCTTTCTACAAGAAATGCTCCAACACCATTGCTGGCTTTGCTATCTTCCCGGAGACTCTAACGGGGGCCGAGCCCACTTCCCTGGTCATCGCCCCGGGCACCTGCATCCCCAATGCAGTGGAGGTGTCCGTGCCCCTCAAGCTGTACTGCAACGGTGACGGCGAGTGGATGGTACCCGTGGGAGCGTGTACGTGTGCTGCTGGATATGAGCCCACCATGAAGGATACCCAGTGCCAAG CGTGCGGCCCAGGAACCTTCAAATCTAAGCAGGGGGAaggtccctgctctccctgccctcccAACAGCCGGACCACCTCTGGAGCAGCAATGGTCTGCACTTGTCGAAACGGCTTTTTCCGGGCAGACACGGACCCAGCAGACAGCGCCTGCACCA gtgtcccctcaGCCCCCCGCAATGTCATCTCCAACGTGAACGAGACGTCGCTGGTGCTGGAGTGGAGCGAGCCGCAGGACACGGGCGGGAGGGATGACCTGCTCTACAACGTCATCTGCAAGAAATGCAGCGTGGAGCGGCGCCTGTGCACCCGCTGCGACGACAACGTGGAGTTCGTGCCGCGCCAGCTCGGCCTCACCGAGCGACGCATCTACATCAGCAACCTGATGGCCCACACCCAGTACACCTTCGAGATCCAGGCCGTGAACGGCATCTCCAACAAGAGTCCCTACCCTCCCCATTTTGCCTCTGTCAACATCACCACCAACCAGGCAG CCCCATCTGCCGTACCAACAATGCAcctgcacagcagcactgggaacaGCATGACGCTGTCATGGACTCCCCCAGAGAGACCCAACGGCATCATTCTGGACTATGAGATCAAGTACTCGGAGAAG CAAGGCCAGAGTGATGGCATCGCCAACACAGTCACCAGCCAGAAGAACTCGGTGCGGCTGGACGGGCTGAAGGCCAACGCTCGGTACATGGTGCAGGTGCGGGCGCGCACCGTGGCGGGGTACGGCCGCTACAGCCTCCCCACGGAGTTCCAGACCACTGCTGAGGGCG GTTCCACCAGCAAGActttccaggagctgcctctgatcGTGGGTTcggccactgctgggctggtgtTCGTCATCGTGGTGGTGGTGATTGCCATCGTCTGCTTCAG GAAAGGGATGGTTACTGAACACCTCCTCTCGTCTCCTTTGGGCAGGAAGCAGCGCAACAACACCGACCCTGAGTACACAGAGAAGCTGCAGCAATATG TTACCCCTGGTATGAAGGTGTACATTGACCCTTTCACTTATGAGGACCCAAACGAAGCTGTCCGGGAATTCGCCAAAGAGATTGACATCTCCTGTGTGAAAATTGAGGAGGTCATTGGAGCAG GGGAGTTTGGTGAGGTGTGCCGTGGGCGCCTGAAGCTGCCTGGCCGCCGCGAGATCTTCGTGGCCATCAAGACCCTGAAGGTGGGCTACACGGAGCGGCAGCGGCGGGACTTCCTGAGTGAGGCCAGCATCATGGGCCAGTTCGACCACCCCAACATCATCCACCTGGAGGGCGTGGTGACCAAGAGCCGCCCCGTCATGATCATCACGGAATTCATGGAGAACTGTGCGCTTGACTCCTTCCTCCGG CTGAATGATGGGCAGTTCACAGTCATCCAGCTGGTGGGAATGATGCGAGGCATTGCCGCTGGCATGAAGTACCTTTCGGAGATGAACTATGTGCATCGGGATCTGGCTGCCCGCAACATCCTGGTCAATAGCAACTTGGTCTGCAAAGTATCTGACTTCGGGCTCTCCCGCTTCCTGGAGGATGACCCAGCTGACCCCACCTACACCAGCTCCCTG GGAGGCAAGATCCCGATCAGATGGACAGCTCCTGAGGCCATCGCCTACCGCAAATTCACTTCAGCCAGCGACGTGTGGAGCTACGGCATTGTCATGTGGGAAGTGATGTCCTACGGGGAGCGACCTTACTGGGACATGTCCAACCAGGAT GTGATCAATGCTGTGGAGCAGGACTACCGCCTGCCACCCCCCATGGACTGCCCCACTGCACTGCACCAGCTGATGCTGGACTGCTGGGTGCGGGACCGCAACCTGAGGCCCAAATTTGCACAGATTGTCAACACGCTGGACAAGCTCATCCGCAATGCTGCCAGCCTGAAGGTCATCGCCAGTGTCCAGTCTGG CATCTCGCAGCCGCTCTTGGACCGCACTGTCCCAGATTACACCACCTTCACCACCGTGGGAGACTGGCTGGATGCCATCAAAATGGGACGGTACAAGGAGAACTTCGTCAATGCTGGGTTTGCCTCCTTCGACCTGGTGGCACAGATGACTGCAGA GGACCTGCTGAGGATAGGGGTGACGCTAGCAGGGCACCAGAAGAAGATCCTGAGCAGCATTCAGGACATGAGGCTGCAGATGAACCAGACGCTCCCAGTGCAGGTTTGA